From the genome of Methylocystis bryophila, one region includes:
- a CDS encoding vWA domain-containing protein, with the protein MIDFDYPLALWFTPLALSPLFRLPFRGAIAPSIMEGPVDPLSRWIATALKICGVLAISSFILAAASPHQFGGGVERVGEGAEIVFLIDRSGSMNETFAGRSPSGGEESKASAAKRLLQNFIAGDRHDFVGIAAFSTAPMLVTPLTDRRAAIKAGIDAVDRPGLDYTNIGRGLAMALSMFPPGLSDSSRAIILVSDGAGVIDPRIQEDLRADFKKANIHLYWLFLRTSGSPGIYQIPDAGSDTPQAAPERHLDIFFKSLGVSYRAFEAEGAEQIGAAVQQIERLERHPVRYVEAQPREDLSPGLFVIAAVAVLILLLAKLAEVRMFRPRGAA; encoded by the coding sequence ATGATCGACTTCGATTATCCGCTGGCCTTGTGGTTCACGCCATTGGCTCTCAGCCCGCTTTTTCGACTGCCGTTTCGCGGCGCAATTGCGCCGTCGATCATGGAGGGCCCCGTCGATCCGCTCTCGCGCTGGATCGCGACCGCGCTGAAGATCTGCGGCGTTTTGGCGATTTCCTCCTTCATTCTCGCTGCCGCAAGTCCGCATCAGTTCGGCGGCGGCGTCGAGCGCGTCGGAGAAGGGGCCGAGATCGTCTTTCTGATCGACCGCAGCGGCAGCATGAACGAGACTTTCGCGGGACGCAGCCCCAGCGGTGGAGAGGAATCGAAAGCTTCCGCAGCGAAGAGGCTGCTCCAAAACTTCATTGCGGGCGATCGTCACGATTTCGTGGGCATCGCGGCTTTCTCGACAGCCCCGATGCTGGTGACGCCGCTCACCGATCGCCGCGCCGCGATCAAGGCGGGCATCGACGCCGTGGACAGACCCGGGCTCGACTACACCAATATTGGCCGCGGTCTCGCGATGGCGCTGTCGATGTTTCCACCCGGGCTTTCGGATAGCTCGCGGGCGATCATTCTCGTCTCCGACGGCGCCGGCGTCATCGACCCACGCATTCAGGAGGACCTGCGCGCTGACTTCAAGAAGGCCAACATTCATCTCTATTGGCTTTTCCTGCGCACCAGCGGAAGTCCAGGGATTTACCAAATCCCCGATGCCGGCTCCGATACGCCGCAGGCGGCGCCCGAGCGTCATCTGGATATCTTCTTCAAGTCGCTCGGCGTCTCCTATCGCGCCTTCGAAGCCGAAGGCGCCGAGCAGATCGGGGCGGCCGTCCAACAGATCGAGCGACTGGAGCGTCATCCCGTTCGCTATGTTGAAGCTCAGCCGCGCGAAGACCTTTCCCCGGGACTCTTCGTCATCGCCGCTGTAGCTGTGCTCATTCTGCTTCTCGCCAAGCTCGCGGAAGTCCGCATGTTTCGTCCCCGAGGCGCCGCATGA
- a CDS encoding MxaK protein has product MIDRNAAAKLGAPQDRKRFPLWQEAGRWWRRSRSTLLVLAAIFSAAATLHAAWLRRVMEMTNREIAALHAGHDRPVANDAAPELLLARIEFLAKRDDVDNARPLLVTLDATAQDDLAAKAHYALGNALLRRAFELIERGDLDEAGPFVNLSKREYRRALQLWPSYWDAKFNFDVAARLIRDYPAFEQENGDVLEAEPKKLWTDVPGVPKGLP; this is encoded by the coding sequence ATGATCGATCGTAACGCTGCGGCGAAGCTTGGCGCCCCACAGGACCGCAAGCGGTTCCCCCTATGGCAAGAGGCCGGCCGATGGTGGCGACGCTCACGATCGACCCTGCTCGTCCTGGCTGCGATTTTCAGCGCCGCGGCTACGCTCCACGCGGCTTGGCTCAGGCGCGTAATGGAGATGACGAATAGAGAGATCGCGGCGCTACACGCTGGCCATGACAGGCCTGTGGCTAATGACGCCGCGCCGGAGCTCCTCCTGGCGAGGATCGAGTTCCTTGCAAAGCGCGATGATGTCGACAACGCCCGCCCCCTCCTGGTGACGCTCGATGCAACGGCGCAGGATGACCTCGCGGCAAAAGCTCATTATGCGCTCGGCAACGCTCTCCTACGCAGGGCTTTCGAACTGATCGAGCGCGGAGATCTCGATGAAGCGGGGCCTTTTGTTAATTTGTCCAAGCGCGAGTATCGACGCGCTCTTCAGCTGTGGCCGTCATATTGGGACGCCAAGTTCAATTTCGATGTCGCCGCGCGACTGATCCGCGACTATCCGGCGTTCGAGCAAGAGAACGGCGACGTTCTCGAGGCCGAGCCCAAGAAGCTTTGGACCGACGTGCCCGGCGTTCCCAAGGGGCTGCCCTGA
- a CDS encoding VWA domain-containing protein has product MRHWDMRDPRLLLLALALSLSLVALIAPTAETMRKSFDTLVIVDITGSMNTRDYTARGKPVSRLEHVKGVLRDFIADLPCGSRFALGVFTERRPFLLFEPIEVCDNYAPLTHTIEALDWRMAWEGDSRIAAGLFRAIEMARDLNTDLVFVSDGQEAPPLPFSGPPPFEGRSGEVRGLIVGAGGYELSPIPKFNDEGREIGFYGVEDVPHDNRFGLPPPGADQREGYNARNAPFGAALTVGEEHLSSVREPYLQSLAGKTGLSYAHLVGASDLLHDFKQAASPQYRAVALDLRPMLGATAATALIAIFLLLPALERLVDSRARRIQIAKPQKMGDRNENHLGGNRYPARGPGAGAWPDAHQGR; this is encoded by the coding sequence ATGCGCCACTGGGACATGCGCGACCCGCGCTTGCTGCTTCTGGCGCTCGCCCTATCACTGTCGCTCGTCGCGCTGATCGCGCCGACCGCCGAAACGATGCGGAAGAGCTTCGACACGCTGGTCATCGTCGATATCACCGGAAGCATGAACACGCGTGATTACACAGCGAGAGGCAAGCCTGTCTCCCGGCTCGAGCACGTCAAGGGAGTCCTGCGAGATTTCATTGCTGACCTGCCTTGCGGTTCTCGATTTGCGCTCGGCGTCTTTACCGAGCGACGTCCCTTTCTGCTGTTCGAACCGATCGAGGTCTGCGACAATTATGCGCCGCTCACGCACACGATCGAAGCGCTCGACTGGCGCATGGCGTGGGAGGGAGACAGCCGCATTGCCGCCGGTCTCTTTCGCGCCATCGAGATGGCGCGCGACCTCAATACGGACCTCGTCTTCGTAAGCGACGGACAAGAAGCGCCGCCCTTACCCTTCTCAGGTCCGCCGCCGTTCGAAGGACGCAGCGGCGAAGTCCGCGGATTGATCGTCGGCGCTGGCGGCTACGAGCTCTCTCCAATCCCGAAATTCAATGACGAGGGCCGCGAAATCGGTTTCTACGGCGTCGAGGACGTTCCTCACGACAATCGCTTTGGTCTTCCGCCTCCCGGCGCCGACCAAAGAGAGGGATACAACGCTCGCAACGCGCCATTCGGAGCCGCGCTCACGGTCGGCGAAGAGCATCTTTCTTCTGTGCGTGAGCCCTATCTCCAATCTCTCGCGGGAAAGACGGGGCTGTCCTACGCGCATCTCGTCGGTGCGTCGGATCTGCTCCACGATTTCAAGCAGGCGGCCTCCCCGCAATACCGGGCGGTCGCGCTCGATCTCCGTCCCATGCTCGGCGCGACCGCAGCCACGGCGCTGATTGCGATTTTCCTTCTCCTTCCCGCGCTCGAACGGCTCGTCGACAGTCGGGCGCGGCGCATTCAAATCGCCAAACCTCAAAAAATGGGAGACAGAAATGAGAATCATCTGGGCGGCAATCGCTACCCTGCTCGCGGCCCCGGCGCTGGCGCATGGCCCGACGCCCATCAAGGTCGATGA
- a CDS encoding SRPBCC family protein, which translates to MRIIWAAIATLLAAPALAHGPTPIKVDESIVIAADPKVVWAVAGKFDSIATWHPEVASVKAKGGDAVGAEREITFRKGGALKEGLDEYEPSSFKYSYRMSDPNLDVLPISSYSTTFAITPAAGGGSEVHWYGRLYRGDTGNEPPENLNDDAARTAMSGFLRTGLEGLKKRVEGK; encoded by the coding sequence ATGAGAATCATCTGGGCGGCAATCGCTACCCTGCTCGCGGCCCCGGCGCTGGCGCATGGCCCGACGCCCATCAAGGTCGATGAGTCGATCGTCATCGCCGCCGACCCCAAGGTCGTATGGGCGGTGGCCGGCAAGTTCGACAGCATCGCCACTTGGCATCCAGAGGTCGCGAGCGTGAAAGCCAAGGGCGGCGACGCCGTGGGCGCGGAGCGCGAGATCACTTTTCGTAAAGGCGGGGCGCTGAAAGAAGGTCTCGACGAATATGAGCCGTCGTCCTTCAAATACTCCTACCGTATGTCAGATCCCAATCTCGACGTGCTGCCGATCAGCTCCTACTCGACCACCTTCGCGATCACGCCGGCGGCGGGCGGCGGCAGCGAGGTCCACTGGTATGGACGGCTCTACCGCGGCGACACCGGCAATGAGCCCCCGGAGAATCTCAACGATGACGCGGCGCGAACCGCCATGTCAGGGTTTCTTCGCACGGGGCTGGAAGGACTGAAGAAGAGAGTCGAGGGAAAATAG
- a CDS encoding YncE family protein translates to MAVRWRDWAVLCLMAFGAQAASAEDLYIVCQDDAALLHFDTERAEVSGRVGLSPKPAMIAASLENQLLFVSHPESGRISRLEMSRLDAPKSLEIGGTPFGLAVSADGRFLYVGDWKRNVVRKLDAETGKPLAEASVGREPAGLALDSREEHLYVANRESRSVTVVELASMRAVKTIEVGEGPFALGFDSANNRLFVASVRSGEVTAIDGATQVVTAKIAVGGAPYGVAIDSEGGRVLVTNQHANRVSIIDPSHLRLIGSIGVGRYPEAVATWRGKAYVANWFSGDISVVDLATGDRLATVRLGEGPRSMILSGAREAR, encoded by the coding sequence GTGGCCGTGCGCTGGCGAGACTGGGCCGTTCTGTGCCTGATGGCCTTCGGCGCTCAAGCTGCAAGCGCGGAGGATCTATACATCGTCTGTCAGGACGATGCGGCGCTCCTTCACTTCGACACGGAGCGCGCAGAGGTGAGCGGCCGGGTTGGCCTCTCGCCCAAGCCTGCAATGATCGCCGCTTCGCTGGAAAACCAACTGCTCTTTGTTTCTCATCCCGAGTCGGGACGAATTTCTCGACTCGAGATGTCACGCCTCGACGCGCCTAAAAGCCTTGAGATCGGGGGGACTCCTTTCGGGCTCGCCGTAAGCGCCGACGGTCGATTTCTCTATGTCGGCGATTGGAAACGCAATGTTGTGCGCAAGCTCGACGCGGAAACTGGAAAGCCGCTCGCGGAAGCTTCGGTCGGTCGTGAGCCGGCTGGCCTCGCTTTGGACTCGCGGGAGGAGCATCTCTATGTCGCCAACCGCGAAAGCCGATCGGTAACGGTCGTCGAGCTTGCGTCAATGCGCGCTGTGAAGACCATCGAGGTTGGAGAAGGACCTTTCGCTCTGGGCTTCGACAGCGCCAATAATCGCTTGTTCGTCGCCTCCGTCCGGAGCGGCGAGGTCACGGCGATCGACGGCGCAACGCAGGTCGTTACAGCAAAGATCGCAGTAGGAGGCGCGCCTTATGGCGTCGCGATCGACAGCGAAGGCGGACGCGTTCTCGTCACCAATCAGCATGCCAATCGCGTTTCCATCATTGACCCAAGCCACCTTCGTCTGATCGGGAGCATCGGCGTCGGACGCTATCCCGAGGCGGTCGCGACATGGCGCGGTAAGGCCTATGTCGCGAATTGGTTCTCCGGCGACATTTCGGTCGTTGATCTCGCCACGGGTGATCGCCTCGCAACCGTCAGGCTCGGAGAGGGTCCGCGCTCCATGATTCTCTCCGGAGCGAGGGAAGCTCGGTGA
- a CDS encoding response regulator transcription factor: MRILIVDDHPMVIAGCRAMLSGQADMEVLEAHNAEEALEMHASQLPDVVVLDLNLPAVSGFEALRRMLKRQPGSKIIIFTMNEDPAFAARSIEQGARGYITKNENPKAFIQAIRSVANGERYLSSGLALKLAFAEQKIGSNPFESLSGREIEILHNLAEGKDMVEIAHLLKVSYKTVANNCTLLKAKLGARSRADLIRMAVENRAARRGR; the protein is encoded by the coding sequence ATGCGGATCCTGATCGTCGACGACCATCCTATGGTGATCGCGGGCTGCCGCGCGATGCTCTCCGGGCAGGCGGACATGGAGGTATTAGAGGCGCACAACGCCGAGGAGGCGTTGGAGATGCATGCGTCCCAACTTCCCGACGTCGTCGTGCTCGATTTGAATCTACCGGCCGTTTCCGGCTTTGAGGCGTTGCGCAGGATGCTTAAGCGCCAACCCGGCTCGAAGATCATCATCTTCACAATGAACGAGGACCCGGCCTTCGCCGCGCGATCCATCGAGCAGGGCGCAAGAGGCTACATCACCAAGAACGAGAATCCCAAGGCTTTCATTCAGGCGATTCGCTCGGTCGCAAACGGCGAACGTTATCTCTCCAGCGGCCTGGCTCTCAAGCTCGCTTTCGCCGAGCAGAAAATTGGAAGCAATCCCTTCGAGAGCCTGAGCGGGCGCGAAATCGAGATCCTGCACAACCTCGCCGAGGGGAAAGACATGGTCGAGATCGCGCATCTCCTCAAGGTGTCTTATAAGACCGTGGCGAATAATTGCACACTGCTCAAGGCGAAGCTCGGCGCTCGCTCCCGGGCTGATCTAATCCGCATGGCCGTCGAGAATCGCGCGGCGCGGAGAGGGCGTTAA
- a CDS encoding histidine kinase — translation MRCLSLKSELSWLIGLVMVVTLAINLCVLVVHAGPRIRAEDETSVHLTRELVVTAIGSLQETSDPLPALNRFYESLGKLRHVDVKVMSSGDTGVPAPGHAGARNQGSVPGWFVDLVHTPARTLIVPVIIKGIDYGRIAIVSNPVDELEEVWSDVSWLALMSLLITSVIMGAVLLLVRQSLKPFEGLKRGLADLEAGKSNVRIEQRGASEFRAISAALNSLAQTLDHVKTENRSLVDRLIRVQDDERKEIARDLHDEAGPCLFSIRAGVVALIELSADANLDAEKIQKTCNSVNQASEVLQNLFRALLGRLAPRELTEFGLREGLMGLIKSWQVSRSDVTLSLACPHDLSILDEPTALTAFRVVQESLTNVFRHAHAAAARVRVEFGSMPAVSPDHAVFERNRSNADNVIDSKLERDSREKPTSTFSHRALPDQEAEDTPALLIEIEDDGVGISEHPKLSLGLLGMRERVQALEGTISIGKRPEGGTCVAAALPLPKDNEVDP, via the coding sequence ATGCGCTGCCTGTCTCTAAAATCCGAGCTGAGTTGGCTCATCGGCCTTGTCATGGTCGTCACTTTAGCCATCAACCTGTGCGTTCTGGTCGTGCATGCCGGCCCTCGCATCCGCGCCGAGGACGAAACCAGTGTGCATCTGACGCGTGAGCTGGTGGTCACCGCCATTGGCAGCCTGCAAGAGACCAGCGATCCGCTGCCGGCGCTCAATCGGTTTTATGAGAGCCTGGGAAAGCTTCGCCATGTCGACGTCAAGGTCATGAGTAGCGGCGACACGGGGGTTCCGGCTCCCGGACACGCGGGCGCAAGAAACCAAGGCTCGGTTCCCGGCTGGTTCGTCGATCTCGTTCACACGCCAGCTCGAACTCTGATCGTTCCCGTTATCATTAAAGGAATCGACTACGGCCGCATCGCTATCGTCTCCAATCCGGTTGATGAGCTCGAGGAGGTCTGGTCGGACGTTTCCTGGCTCGCGCTGATGAGCCTCCTCATCACGTCGGTGATCATGGGAGCAGTGCTGCTGCTCGTGCGACAATCGTTGAAGCCGTTCGAGGGCTTGAAGCGCGGTCTGGCCGATCTGGAGGCGGGCAAAAGCAATGTGCGAATTGAACAGCGTGGCGCGAGTGAATTCAGAGCCATCTCGGCTGCGTTGAATTCGCTGGCTCAAACGCTGGATCACGTTAAGACCGAGAATCGCTCCCTGGTGGATAGGCTCATCCGCGTTCAAGATGACGAGCGGAAGGAAATTGCTCGCGACCTCCATGACGAAGCGGGTCCCTGTCTCTTTTCCATCCGCGCCGGCGTGGTCGCTCTCATCGAATTGTCGGCTGACGCGAATCTCGACGCCGAGAAGATCCAGAAGACTTGCAACAGCGTGAACCAGGCCAGCGAAGTTCTACAAAACCTGTTTCGAGCGTTGCTCGGCCGGCTTGCGCCCCGGGAACTGACAGAATTTGGATTACGTGAGGGGCTCATGGGGCTGATCAAGTCGTGGCAGGTCAGTCGATCAGACGTGACCCTTTCCCTGGCCTGTCCTCATGATCTGTCGATCCTCGACGAGCCAACTGCGCTTACGGCCTTTCGCGTGGTGCAGGAGTCACTCACCAATGTATTCCGCCATGCGCATGCCGCCGCGGCCAGGGTTCGTGTCGAGTTCGGCTCGATGCCGGCCGTATCACCAGATCACGCTGTGTTTGAGCGGAATCGCTCAAACGCAGATAACGTGATCGACTCAAAATTAGAGCGCGATTCGCGCGAAAAACCGACTTCCACTTTTTCGCATCGCGCTCTACCGGACCAAGAAGCCGAAGACACGCCTGCGCTGTTGATCGAGATCGAGGACGACGGCGTCGGCATTTCCGAGCACCCCAAGCTCAGCCTCGGCCTCCTCGGCATGAGGGAGCGGGTGCAGGCCTTGGAAGGCACGATCTCTATCGGCAAGCGCCCTGAAGGAGGCACTTGCGTCGCCGCCGCTTTGCCGCTGCCAAAAGACAATGAGGTCGACCCATGA
- the pqqA gene encoding pyrroloquinoline quinone precursor peptide PqqA — protein sequence MTWTHPEIIEICVGMEITSYESAEI from the coding sequence ATGACTTGGACGCACCCGGAAATCATCGAAATCTGCGTTGGGATGGAGATCACGAGCTACGAATCCGCTGAAATCTGA
- a CDS encoding DUF3617 domain-containing protein translates to MVSSKVIGTPISRLLGFRRIVALIGALAISAPAPAQSVSSPSDSLPIRRPGLWRISTLSPATGLHVSVTCLRPEDSIVGERDAACAAPRVIAAGAQVVVTIACEENGQRIVSSLLFTGDFTTWYRAQGKITSQGPTKDSERHSGFTIDAKFVQSDCSE, encoded by the coding sequence ATGGTGAGCAGCAAAGTCATCGGAACCCCGATCAGCCGGCTATTGGGATTCCGGCGTATTGTCGCGCTGATTGGGGCCCTGGCCATCTCTGCGCCGGCGCCCGCCCAATCTGTTTCGAGCCCCTCCGACTCCTTGCCCATTCGAAGACCGGGATTATGGAGGATATCGACCCTCTCTCCCGCCACAGGCCTTCACGTCAGCGTGACATGTCTTCGGCCGGAAGACAGTATCGTCGGGGAAAGAGATGCTGCATGCGCCGCCCCGCGGGTCATCGCAGCAGGAGCTCAAGTGGTGGTCACGATCGCCTGCGAGGAGAATGGACAGCGCATTGTCAGCAGCCTGCTTTTCACCGGAGACTTCACCACTTGGTACCGGGCGCAGGGAAAGATCACGTCGCAAGGGCCGACGAAAGACTCAGAACGCCATTCCGGCTTCACGATCGACGCAAAGTTCGTGCAATCTGACTGCTCCGAATGA
- a CDS encoding cob(I)yrinic acid a,c-diamide adenosyltransferase — MKAKLYTRKGDGGKTSLFSGRRAEKFDPRVAAVGDLDELSASIGLARIAYPPSNDLLRSIQRALYVISAIVSAELRSIDVKFDAAEVEALEVEIDRLTAELPELSEFILPGDAEPSCRLHMTRAVARRAERAVAALAEPAPPKSVLAYLNRLSDLLFVMGRQADHTQGKEDVTQHA; from the coding sequence ATGAAGGCAAAGCTTTACACGAGGAAGGGCGACGGCGGAAAAACGAGTCTGTTCTCCGGACGCCGCGCGGAAAAATTCGATCCGCGCGTCGCCGCGGTCGGCGACCTTGACGAATTGTCCGCAAGCATCGGATTGGCGCGCATCGCCTATCCGCCGTCGAACGATCTGCTGCGGTCGATTCAGCGCGCTCTCTACGTCATCAGCGCCATTGTGAGCGCCGAGCTGAGGTCCATCGACGTCAAATTCGACGCGGCCGAAGTCGAAGCCCTGGAGGTCGAGATTGATCGTCTCACCGCAGAACTGCCCGAGCTGAGCGAATTCATCCTTCCCGGCGACGCGGAGCCGAGCTGCCGCCTTCACATGACCCGGGCAGTCGCTCGCCGCGCCGAGCGCGCCGTCGCCGCTCTCGCCGAGCCTGCGCCGCCAAAGAGCGTTCTGGCCTATCTCAATCGGCTAAGCGATCTGCTGTTCGTTATGGGGCGGCAGGCGGATCACACGCAAGGCAAGGAAGATGTGACCCAGCATGCGTAA
- a CDS encoding adenosylcobinamide amidohydrolase yields MLVVRFDEPMQTLGWPVLKPGFASAREIVWLEVHDGDLPIHVDAVAFLKEKLAAESLVEAAAFMTSRDIRRHYVKHCGVGAVAATCVATVGLSNAERVGSRRASKCRGAFGTINTLVHVSCPLALGAFIEAVSIAAQARTAAVMETSPVQQVRPVTGTGTDCIIIAAPKGGRPADCAGLHTDIGEAIGAAVYDAIFAGATQWWVEATPHPAVQRTRGAL; encoded by the coding sequence TTGCTGGTCGTTCGCTTCGACGAGCCGATGCAGACGCTGGGTTGGCCGGTGCTCAAGCCCGGCTTCGCCTCGGCGCGCGAGATCGTCTGGCTGGAGGTCCACGACGGCGATTTGCCGATCCATGTCGATGCCGTCGCCTTCTTGAAGGAGAAGCTCGCAGCGGAGAGCCTCGTTGAGGCTGCCGCTTTCATGACGTCTCGCGACATACGGCGCCATTACGTGAAGCACTGCGGCGTCGGCGCGGTTGCAGCGACATGCGTCGCCACAGTGGGCCTCTCCAATGCGGAGAGAGTGGGCTCGCGACGTGCGAGCAAGTGCCGAGGAGCCTTCGGGACCATCAACACGCTCGTGCATGTGTCCTGTCCGCTCGCGTTGGGCGCCTTCATCGAGGCGGTCTCCATCGCAGCGCAGGCTCGCACCGCTGCCGTCATGGAGACGAGTCCCGTGCAGCAAGTGCGCCCTGTCACCGGCACAGGAACCGACTGCATCATCATCGCCGCTCCGAAGGGCGGCAGGCCTGCAGATTGCGCGGGGCTTCACACCGATATCGGCGAGGCGATCGGCGCCGCCGTCTATGACGCGATCTTCGCGGGCGCGACTCAGTGGTGGGTGGAAGCGACGCCGCACCCGGCAGTTCAGAGGACGCGAGGAGCGCTATGA